From the Rhodoferax sp. WC2427 genome, one window contains:
- the tpiA gene encoding triose-phosphate isomerase: MKKKLIVGNWKMNGSLAANQALLQALLAGMGQSACGVAVCVPAPYWAQAQVLLASGAIDLGAQDVSQHAVGAFTGEVSPAMLKEFGVRYAIVGHSERRQYHGETDAVVALKTQSALAAGITPIVCVGETLAEREAGKTEEVVKRQLAAVVHTNGHCISEIVLAYEPVWAIGTGLTATPEQAQQVHALLRAQLQAATSHADRIQILYGGSMNAGNAAQLLAQTDIDGGLVGGASLKAVDFLAIVSAAQ, encoded by the coding sequence ATGAAGAAAAAACTGATTGTTGGTAATTGGAAGATGAACGGCAGCCTGGCTGCAAACCAGGCTTTGCTGCAGGCACTGTTGGCGGGTATGGGCCAGTCGGCATGTGGCGTGGCCGTTTGCGTCCCTGCTCCTTATTGGGCGCAAGCGCAGGTACTGCTGGCTTCTGGTGCTATTGATTTGGGAGCGCAAGACGTTTCGCAACACGCGGTGGGGGCATTCACCGGTGAGGTATCCCCGGCCATGCTGAAGGAGTTTGGCGTGCGCTATGCCATCGTTGGTCACTCGGAGCGTCGGCAATACCATGGTGAAACCGATGCTGTGGTGGCCCTGAAAACCCAGAGCGCCCTGGCCGCCGGAATTACGCCCATTGTGTGTGTGGGCGAAACCCTGGCAGAGCGTGAAGCAGGCAAAACCGAAGAAGTGGTCAAGCGCCAACTCGCAGCGGTAGTGCATACCAATGGCCATTGCATCAGTGAAATTGTGCTGGCTTACGAGCCGGTGTGGGCGATTGGCACGGGCTTGACCGCGACGCCCGAGCAGGCGCAGCAGGTACATGCATTGTTGCGTGCCCAATTGCAAGCGGCTACCAGCCATGCCGATCGTATCCAGATCTTGTACGGCGGCAGCATGAACGCAGGCAATGCCGCGCAACTACTGGCCCAGACCGATATTGATGGCGGATTGGTTGGCGGGGCGTCGCTCAAGGCCGTAGACTTTTTGGCGATTGTGTCGGCAGCCCAGTAA
- the secG gene encoding preprotein translocase subunit SecG, whose amino-acid sequence MNYLLTLLLAVQMLAAIGMIGLILVQHGKGADMGAAFGSGSSGSLFGASGSANFLSRTTGILAAVFFACTLALAYFNSARTVSSGSVLERAAVTAPEVPASGAAGQIPGSTPASAPAAPAVAASGAGQIPTK is encoded by the coding sequence ATGAATTATTTGTTGACCCTTTTGCTGGCAGTCCAGATGTTGGCCGCGATCGGCATGATTGGCCTGATCCTGGTCCAGCATGGCAAGGGTGCTGATATGGGCGCGGCGTTTGGCAGCGGCAGTTCCGGTAGCTTGTTTGGTGCCAGTGGCAGCGCCAATTTCCTGTCGCGCACCACCGGCATTTTGGCTGCGGTGTTTTTTGCCTGTACGTTGGCTTTGGCGTATTTCAACAGCGCGCGCACCGTCAGCTCCGGCAGCGTGTTGGAGCGTGCGGCTGTGACGGCACCCGAGGTGCCCGCTTCTGGCGCGGCAGGGCAGATTCCGGGCTCGACACCTGCTTCCGCGCCTGCTGCACCCGCGGTCGCTGCTTCCGGCGCGGGGCAAATTCCGACTAAATAA
- a CDS encoding NADH-quinone oxidoreductase subunit A has translation MNLDQYLPVLLFILVGIGVGVAPQVLGHIFGPNRPDAAKNSPYECGFEAFEDARMKFDVRYYLVAILFILFDLEIAFLFPWAVALKEVGVVGFWAVILFLGILVVGFVYEWKKGALDWE, from the coding sequence ATGAACTTAGATCAGTACCTCCCAGTCCTTTTGTTCATCTTAGTCGGCATTGGTGTCGGCGTAGCACCCCAGGTGCTCGGCCATATATTCGGCCCCAACCGGCCCGATGCGGCCAAGAACTCCCCTTACGAATGTGGCTTTGAAGCATTCGAAGATGCACGCATGAAATTTGACGTGCGCTACTACCTTGTAGCTATTCTTTTTATATTGTTTGACCTGGAAATTGCATTCCTTTTTCCTTGGGCTGTTGCGCTCAAGGAGGTGGGTGTTGTGGGTTTCTGGGCTGTCATTCTCTTTCTGGGAATTCTCGTTGTAGGCTTTGTCTACGAGTGGAAAAAAGGGGCCCTTGACTGGGAGTAG
- a CDS encoding NADH-quinone oxidoreductase subunit B family protein → MIEGVMKEGFVTTSYDSVVNWAKTGSLWPMTFGLACCAVEMMHAGAARYDIDRFGMLFRPSPRQSDLMIVAGTLCNKMAPALRKVYDQMPEPRWVLSMGSCANGGGYYHYSYSVVRGCDRIVPVDVYVPGCPPTAEALLYGVIQLQQKIRRTNTIARV, encoded by the coding sequence ATGATTGAAGGTGTCATGAAAGAAGGGTTTGTCACCACGTCTTACGACTCGGTGGTGAACTGGGCGAAAACAGGTTCCTTGTGGCCGATGACGTTCGGCTTGGCGTGCTGTGCGGTGGAAATGATGCATGCGGGCGCAGCGCGCTACGACATCGACCGTTTTGGCATGTTGTTCCGTCCCAGCCCGCGCCAGAGCGATTTGATGATTGTGGCGGGCACGCTGTGCAACAAGATGGCGCCTGCCTTGCGCAAGGTGTATGACCAGATGCCGGAGCCGCGTTGGGTTCTGTCCATGGGTTCGTGCGCCAATGGGGGTGGTTACTACCACTACAGCTATTCCGTGGTGCGCGGTTGCGACCGTATTGTGCCTGTGGATGTGTATGTGCCGGGCTGTCCTCCCACGGCCGAAGCGTTGCTTTATGGAGTGATCCAGTTGCAGCAGAAGATCCGTCGGACCAACACGATTGCGAGGGTCTGA
- a CDS encoding NADH-quinone oxidoreductase subunit C, translating to MTVFAVQPEALKDSLVQVLGAQASQVRVALGEVEVVVRAADYLSVATLLRDAPGCKFEQLIDLCGMDYSSFQDGAYEGPRYGVVLQLLSVSLNQRLRLKVLCPDDDFPVVDSINGVWNSANWFEREAFDLFGIIFEGHNDLRRILTDYGFIGHPFRKDFPTSGHVEMRYDPEQKRVIYQPVSIEPREITPRIIREDNYGGLH from the coding sequence ATGACCGTATTTGCTGTTCAGCCCGAGGCGTTGAAAGATAGTCTGGTGCAGGTGCTGGGTGCCCAGGCGAGCCAGGTGCGCGTGGCTCTGGGTGAGGTCGAGGTGGTGGTGCGGGCTGCGGACTATCTGTCGGTGGCAACGTTGTTGCGCGATGCACCTGGCTGCAAGTTCGAGCAATTGATCGACCTGTGCGGTATGGATTATTCGTCGTTCCAGGACGGTGCCTACGAAGGTCCGCGGTATGGTGTGGTTCTGCAGTTATTGTCTGTCAGCCTGAACCAGCGCCTGCGTCTCAAGGTGCTATGCCCTGACGATGATTTTCCGGTGGTGGACTCTATCAACGGCGTCTGGAATTCCGCCAACTGGTTTGAGCGTGAAGCATTTGACCTGTTTGGCATCATCTTCGAAGGCCACAATGATCTGCGCCGAATTCTGACGGACTACGGTTTCATCGGGCATCCGTTTCGCAAGGACTTCCCGACATCGGGCCACGTCGAAATGCGCTACGACCCGGAACAAAAACGTGTCATTTACCAGCCTGTGTCGATTGAACCGCGCGAAATCACGCCCCGCATCATCCGGGAAGACAATTACGGGGGTCTGCACTAA
- a CDS encoding NADH-quinone oxidoreductase subunit D, with protein MAEIKNYTLNFGPQHPAAHGVLRLVLELDGEVIQRADPHIGLLHRATEKLAETKTFIQSLPYMDRLDYVSMMANEQAYCLAIEKMMGLDVPIRAQYIRVMFAEITRLLNHLLWLGAHGLDCGAMNVLIYCFREREDLFDMYEAVSGARMHAAYFRPGGVYRDLPDTMPQYKASRIKNAKAMAQLNENRQGSLLDFIDDFAKRFPKCVDEYETLLTENRIWKQRTVGIAVVTPERALNLGFTGPMLRGSGIAWDLRKKQPYDAYDKMDFDIPVGKTGDCYDRYLVRVQEMRESNRIIQQCVDWLRVNPGPVITDNHKVAAPTRESMKANMEELIHHFKLFTEGFHVPLGEAYAAVEHPKGEFGIYLVSDGANKPYRLKIRAPGFAHLAAMDELSRGHMIADAVAVIGTMDIVFGEIDR; from the coding sequence ATGGCTGAAATCAAAAATTACACGCTCAATTTTGGGCCGCAGCACCCGGCTGCACACGGTGTTTTGCGTCTGGTGCTTGAACTAGACGGTGAGGTGATCCAACGTGCCGATCCGCACATTGGCTTGCTGCACCGTGCCACCGAAAAACTAGCCGAAACCAAGACCTTCATCCAATCGTTGCCTTACATGGACCGGCTGGACTATGTGTCCATGATGGCCAACGAACAGGCCTATTGCCTCGCCATCGAAAAGATGATGGGACTCGACGTTCCCATACGCGCCCAGTACATCCGCGTCATGTTTGCCGAAATCACCCGGCTGCTGAACCACTTGCTGTGGTTGGGCGCGCACGGGCTGGATTGCGGTGCCATGAATGTGCTGATCTATTGCTTCCGCGAACGCGAAGATCTGTTTGACATGTACGAAGCGGTGAGCGGCGCGCGCATGCATGCGGCCTATTTCCGTCCTGGTGGCGTGTACCGGGACTTGCCCGACACCATGCCCCAGTACAAGGCCAGCCGCATCAAGAACGCCAAGGCCATGGCGCAGTTGAATGAAAACCGCCAAGGTAGCCTGCTGGATTTCATCGATGACTTCGCCAAGCGCTTCCCCAAGTGCGTGGACGAATACGAAACCCTGTTGACCGAAAACCGTATCTGGAAGCAGCGCACGGTGGGTATTGCCGTGGTGACACCCGAGCGAGCGCTCAATCTGGGTTTCACGGGGCCGATGTTGCGTGGCTCCGGTATTGCATGGGACTTGCGCAAGAAGCAACCCTATGACGCCTACGACAAGATGGACTTTGACATTCCGGTTGGTAAAACTGGCGATTGCTATGACCGCTATCTGGTGCGTGTGCAGGAGATGCGGGAATCCAACCGCATCATCCAGCAATGCGTAGATTGGCTGCGCGTGAATCCCGGTCCGGTCATCACCGATAACCACAAGGTTGCGGCCCCTACGCGTGAGTCGATGAAGGCGAACATGGAGGAGTTGATCCACCATTTCAAGCTCTTCACGGAAGGTTTTCATGTGCCGTTGGGCGAGGCGTATGCGGCCGTAGAACATCCCAAGGGCGAGTTCGGTATCTACCTCGTCAGTGATGGTGCCAACAAGCCTTACCGCCTGAAAATCCGGGCTCCGGGCTTTGCGCATCTGGCTGCCATGGACGAACTGTCGCGTGGCCACATGATTGCGGATGCCGTGGCGGTGATCGGCACGATGGATATCGTGTTTGGCGAAATTGACAGGTAA
- the nuoE gene encoding NADH-quinone oxidoreductase subunit NuoE: MISESTKARFAREVAKFPSDQKQSAVMACLSIVQQELGYVSAESENIVAEYLGMPPIAVHEVTTFYNMYNQAPVGRFKLNVCTNLPCQLRDGANALKHLEHKLGISMNETTPDGMFTLQQSECLGACADSPVMLVNDRTMCSFMSNDKLDQLVDGLRASGAPSAEAK; this comes from the coding sequence ATGATTTCTGAATCCACCAAAGCCCGTTTTGCCCGCGAAGTGGCCAAGTTCCCTTCTGACCAAAAGCAATCCGCCGTCATGGCCTGCCTCTCCATCGTCCAGCAAGAATTGGGCTATGTGAGTGCCGAAAGCGAAAACATCGTTGCGGAATACCTGGGCATGCCACCGATCGCAGTGCATGAAGTGACGACCTTCTACAACATGTACAACCAGGCGCCGGTAGGGCGCTTCAAGCTGAACGTCTGTACCAATCTGCCTTGCCAGTTGCGCGACGGTGCCAATGCTTTGAAGCATCTTGAGCACAAGCTGGGAATTTCGATGAACGAGACCACGCCGGATGGCATGTTCACTCTGCAACAAAGCGAGTGCCTGGGCGCTTGCGCGGACTCCCCGGTGATGTTGGTCAACGACCGCACCATGTGCAGTTTTATGAGCAATGATAAATTGGACCAGTTGGTAGATGGATTGCGTGCGTCTGGCGCTCCATCTGCGGAGGCAAAGTGA
- the nuoF gene encoding NADH-quinone oxidoreductase subunit NuoF: MMSAEQILSQFKATGVQTSFHGRHINPQIMADLDGTNWHLKDYEARGGYQALRKILGKDGGEGLTQDQVIATVKESALRGRGGAGFPTGLKWSFMPRQFPGQKYLVCNSDEGEPGTCKDRDIMQYNPHIVIEGMAIAAYAMGISVGYNYIHGEIFGTYERFEEALEEARAAGLLGNNILGSTYSFQLHASHGFGAYICGEETALLESLEGKKGQPRFKPPFPASFGLYGKPTTINNTETFAAVPWIIRNGGLAYLECGKPNNGGTKIYSVSGDVERPGNYEIPMGTPFSKLLELAGGVRTGRTLKAVIPGGSSAPVLPADTMMQCTMDYDSIAKAGSMLGSGAVIVMDDSRNMVESLLRLSYFYSHESCGQCTPCREGTGWMWRVIDRIWRGEGRATDLDLLNSVADNIQGRTICALGDAAAMPVRAMIKHFRPEFEALIQNKKPQAAAHA; the protein is encoded by the coding sequence GTGATGTCGGCTGAACAGATACTCTCCCAATTCAAAGCAACTGGTGTGCAAACCAGTTTCCATGGCCGCCATATCAACCCGCAAATCATGGCGGATCTGGACGGCACCAACTGGCACCTCAAGGACTATGAAGCCCGCGGTGGCTACCAGGCCTTGCGCAAGATATTGGGCAAAGACGGAGGCGAGGGCCTCACCCAGGACCAGGTCATTGCGACCGTCAAGGAGTCTGCGCTGCGCGGACGTGGTGGCGCTGGCTTTCCGACTGGCTTGAAGTGGAGCTTCATGCCACGCCAGTTTCCTGGTCAAAAGTACCTCGTCTGTAATTCGGACGAAGGCGAACCAGGTACCTGCAAAGACCGCGACATCATGCAGTACAACCCGCATATCGTGATCGAAGGTATGGCGATCGCGGCGTATGCCATGGGTATTTCGGTGGGGTACAACTACATCCATGGTGAAATTTTCGGCACCTACGAGCGCTTCGAAGAAGCCCTTGAGGAAGCCCGTGCCGCCGGTTTGTTGGGCAACAACATTCTGGGCAGCACCTACTCTTTCCAACTGCATGCGTCCCACGGTTTTGGGGCCTACATTTGCGGTGAAGAAACGGCTTTGCTGGAGTCGTTGGAAGGCAAGAAAGGCCAACCGCGCTTCAAGCCACCATTTCCCGCTAGCTTTGGCCTGTATGGCAAGCCCACGACCATCAACAACACGGAAACCTTCGCGGCTGTGCCTTGGATCATCCGCAACGGTGGGCTGGCATATCTGGAATGCGGCAAGCCCAATAACGGTGGCACCAAGATCTACTCAGTCAGCGGAGACGTGGAGCGTCCCGGTAACTATGAGATTCCGATGGGCACGCCGTTCTCCAAGTTGCTCGAATTGGCGGGTGGTGTGCGCACCGGACGCACCCTCAAGGCGGTGATTCCCGGTGGGTCGTCGGCACCGGTGTTGCCTGCAGACACCATGATGCAATGCACCATGGACTACGACTCGATCGCAAAGGCGGGCTCCATGCTGGGTTCGGGCGCCGTCATTGTGATGGATGATTCGCGCAACATGGTCGAAAGTCTGTTGCGCCTGTCCTACTTTTATTCGCACGAATCCTGTGGCCAGTGCACGCCTTGCCGTGAAGGTACGGGCTGGATGTGGCGGGTGATCGACCGTATCTGGCGTGGTGAGGGTCGCGCAACCGACTTGGATTTGCTCAACTCGGTTGCAGACAATATACAAGGCCGCACTATTTGCGCGCTGGGTGACGCAGCGGCCATGCCGGTGCGCGCCATGATCAAGCATTTCCGCCCTGAATTCGAGGCGTTGATCCAGAACAAAAAACCCCAGGCTGCGGCGCACGCCTGA
- the nuoG gene encoding NADH-quinone oxidoreductase subunit NuoG codes for MVEIELDGKKVDILEGSMIMHAAEKAGTYIPHFCYHKKLSIAANCRMCLVDVEKAPKPMPACATPVTQGMIVRTKSEKAIKAQQSVMEFLLINHPLDCPICDQGGECQLQDLAVGYGGSSSRYEEEKRVVFHKDVGPLVSMEEMSRCIHCTRCVRFGQEVAGVMELGMIHRGEHSEITTVLGETIDSELSGNMIDICPVGALTSKPFRYSARTWELSRRKSVSPHDSTGANLVVQVKNNKVMRVVPLENEAVNECWIADRDRFSYEALNSPERLTSPMLKQGGEWKSVDWQTALEYIANGLKQIKTQHGAASIGALVSPHSTLEELVLAAALVRGLGSENIDYRLRNAEFVQPEGIRYLGASIASLSQLQRVLVVGSNLRKDHPLFAQRIRQAARKGCAVSAINSIVELAKADAWAMPVANFVQSPADQWLQSLADVAVAVAEANASTAPVSGTASDTAKAIAKSLLGGERKAILLGNAAAHHAQASSLLALAQWIAEQTGATVGYLTEAANTVGAQLAQALPGQGGMDAGQMLAGGLKAVVLLNNEPEFDSVAGAAHQLGRAEMVVTMSPFKSNMAFSDVLLPIAPFSETSGSFVNAEGRVQGFHAVVKPLGDTRPAWKVLRVLANVLGLPGFDFESSQDVLATLRADVSETATHVLESRLSNKTRAGIDMAARTSAVPVVASLYQLDGIVRRASALQMTADARQAHAAQEVAA; via the coding sequence ATGGTAGAAATCGAACTCGACGGTAAGAAGGTAGACATTCTTGAAGGCAGCATGATCATGCATGCGGCTGAAAAGGCGGGAACCTATATTCCCCATTTTTGTTACCACAAGAAGCTCAGCATTGCGGCGAACTGCCGTATGTGCCTGGTGGATGTGGAAAAGGCGCCCAAGCCCATGCCTGCATGCGCGACGCCCGTCACGCAGGGCATGATTGTTCGCACCAAGAGCGAAAAGGCCATCAAGGCCCAGCAGTCGGTGATGGAGTTTCTGCTCATCAACCATCCCCTGGATTGTCCAATTTGTGACCAGGGCGGCGAATGCCAGTTACAGGATTTGGCCGTCGGCTACGGTGGTTCGTCTTCGCGCTACGAAGAAGAGAAGCGTGTGGTTTTCCACAAGGATGTCGGCCCGCTCGTATCCATGGAAGAAATGAGCCGCTGCATCCACTGCACGCGCTGCGTACGTTTTGGCCAGGAAGTAGCCGGAGTGATGGAACTCGGCATGATCCACCGCGGCGAGCATTCTGAAATCACCACAGTATTGGGTGAGACCATCGATTCCGAACTCTCGGGCAACATGATCGACATTTGCCCCGTTGGTGCGTTGACCAGCAAACCTTTCCGTTACAGCGCCCGTACCTGGGAGTTGTCGCGCCGCAAGTCGGTCAGTCCGCACGATTCCACCGGGGCGAATCTGGTCGTCCAGGTCAAGAACAACAAGGTCATGCGCGTCGTGCCGCTTGAAAATGAAGCGGTTAACGAATGCTGGATTGCCGACCGCGATCGTTTTTCCTACGAAGCACTGAACAGCCCTGAGCGCCTCACCAGCCCTATGCTCAAGCAGGGTGGCGAGTGGAAATCGGTTGATTGGCAGACTGCGCTCGAATACATCGCCAATGGTCTGAAGCAGATCAAAACCCAGCACGGTGCGGCCAGCATTGGTGCCTTGGTCAGTCCCCACAGTACGCTCGAAGAGTTGGTGCTTGCCGCAGCCTTGGTGCGCGGCCTGGGCAGTGAGAACATCGACTACCGTCTGCGCAATGCGGAATTTGTGCAGCCCGAAGGTATCCGTTACCTGGGTGCGTCCATAGCCTCTTTGAGCCAACTGCAGCGGGTGCTGGTGGTGGGTTCGAACCTGCGCAAGGACCACCCTCTGTTTGCGCAGCGTATTCGGCAGGCAGCGCGCAAGGGTTGCGCGGTGAGTGCTATCAATTCCATAGTAGAGCTGGCCAAGGCAGACGCCTGGGCCATGCCGGTTGCAAATTTTGTGCAGAGCCCTGCAGACCAGTGGCTGCAGTCCTTGGCCGATGTTGCTGTGGCGGTGGCCGAGGCCAACGCATCCACTGCACCGGTTTCTGGTACTGCCAGCGATACCGCCAAAGCCATCGCCAAGTCCCTGTTGGGTGGCGAGCGCAAGGCAATTCTGTTGGGCAATGCGGCAGCACACCACGCCCAGGCATCCAGCCTTTTGGCATTGGCCCAGTGGATTGCGGAGCAAACCGGTGCCACGGTGGGTTATCTGACAGAGGCTGCCAACACCGTTGGCGCCCAATTGGCGCAGGCCTTGCCAGGCCAAGGTGGCATGGATGCGGGCCAGATGTTGGCTGGTGGTCTCAAGGCCGTTGTGCTTCTGAACAACGAACCTGAATTTGATTCGGTGGCGGGCGCCGCGCACCAACTGGGCCGCGCCGAGATGGTAGTGACCATGAGCCCCTTCAAGTCCAACATGGCGTTCAGTGACGTGCTGCTGCCCATTGCACCGTTCTCGGAAACCTCTGGCAGTTTTGTCAACGCCGAAGGGCGCGTACAAGGCTTCCATGCAGTGGTGAAGCCCTTGGGCGATACCCGCCCCGCGTGGAAAGTGCTGCGTGTGTTGGCCAATGTGCTGGGTTTGCCAGGCTTCGACTTCGAATCCTCGCAAGATGTGTTGGCAACGTTGCGCGCCGATGTGTCGGAGACGGCGACACACGTGTTGGAATCCAGGTTAAGCAACAAGACCCGCGCAGGAATTGATATGGCTGCGCGTACCTCGGCTGTGCCAGTGGTTGCCAGCCTGTACCAGTTGGATGGCATCGTGCGCCGTGCCAGTGCTTTGCAGATGACGGCAGATGCGCGACAAGCCCATGCCGCACAGGAGGTGGCAGCATGA
- the nuoH gene encoding NADH-quinone oxidoreductase subunit NuoH, with protein MIDGIFAFGQGLVGASWWSGGAWPVIWNLIKIVLVLLPLMGCVAYLTLWERKAIGWTQIRIGPNRVGPMGLLQPIADALKLLTKEIILPTVANKGLFFLGPIMTIMPALAAWAVIPFGPEIALSNINAGLLFLMAITSMEVYGVIIAGWASNSKYAFLGALRASAQMVSYEIAMGFCLVIVLMVSASLNLTDIVMGQAKGMFAEKGLTFLSWNWLPLLPVFLVYFISGLAETNRHPFDVVEGESEIVAGHMVEYSGMSFAMFFLAEYANMWLVSIMTVLMFLGGWLSPIDSVLFNWIPGWIWLGLKTFAVVTMFLWVRASFPRFRYDQIMRLGWKIFIPVTLVWLVVVGGWMQTPFNIWK; from the coding sequence ATGATTGATGGAATCTTCGCTTTTGGCCAAGGACTGGTTGGTGCCAGCTGGTGGTCCGGTGGTGCTTGGCCTGTCATCTGGAATCTGATCAAGATCGTACTGGTGCTGTTGCCGTTGATGGGCTGTGTGGCCTACCTCACATTGTGGGAGCGTAAAGCTATCGGTTGGACCCAGATTCGGATCGGCCCCAACCGTGTAGGACCCATGGGTTTGTTGCAACCCATTGCCGATGCTTTGAAGCTGCTGACCAAGGAAATCATTCTTCCGACGGTGGCGAATAAAGGACTCTTCTTCCTGGGTCCGATCATGACCATCATGCCCGCCCTGGCGGCGTGGGCGGTGATTCCTTTCGGCCCTGAAATCGCACTCTCGAATATCAACGCGGGTCTCCTTTTCCTGATGGCGATCACCTCCATGGAAGTCTACGGTGTGATCATCGCCGGCTGGGCTTCCAACTCCAAATACGCCTTCCTGGGCGCACTGCGGGCTTCAGCGCAGATGGTGAGCTACGAAATTGCCATGGGCTTTTGCCTGGTAATCGTGCTGATGGTCTCCGCCAGCCTGAACCTGACCGACATCGTCATGGGACAGGCCAAGGGCATGTTTGCTGAAAAAGGGTTGACTTTCCTGTCCTGGAACTGGTTGCCTTTGTTGCCGGTCTTTTTGGTCTATTTCATCTCTGGTTTGGCCGAAACCAACCGCCACCCGTTCGACGTGGTGGAAGGTGAGTCGGAGATTGTGGCAGGCCACATGGTCGAGTACTCCGGCATGAGCTTTGCCATGTTCTTTCTGGCCGAATACGCCAATATGTGGCTCGTGTCGATCATGACGGTGCTGATGTTCCTGGGCGGCTGGTTGTCACCTATCGATAGCGTGCTGTTCAATTGGATTCCAGGCTGGATTTGGCTCGGTCTCAAGACCTTTGCGGTCGTGACCATGTTCCTGTGGGTCCGTGCCAGCTTTCCACGTTTCCGTTACGACCAGATCATGCGTCTGGGCTGGAAGATTTTTATCCCTGTCACCTTGGTGTGGCTGGTCGTGGTGGGTGGCTGGATGCAGACCCCGTTCAATATCTGGAAGTAA
- the nuoI gene encoding NADH-quinone oxidoreductase subunit NuoI has product MSTTATPAFSLKDFLSSFMLAELFKGLALTGKHAFRRKITVQFPEEKTPLSPRFRGLHALRRYENGEERCIACKLCEAVCPAMAITIESDVRADGSRRTSRYDIDLTKCIFCGFCEESCPVDSIVETHVLEYHGEKRGDLYFTKDMLLAVGDRYEKEIAAARAADAKYR; this is encoded by the coding sequence ATGTCCACAACGGCTACCCCTGCCTTTTCGCTCAAGGACTTTCTCTCCAGCTTCATGTTGGCAGAGCTGTTCAAGGGCTTGGCGCTGACCGGCAAACATGCGTTCCGGCGCAAGATTACGGTGCAGTTTCCGGAGGAAAAGACACCGCTGTCGCCCCGCTTTCGCGGCCTGCATGCTTTGCGCCGCTATGAAAACGGTGAAGAGCGCTGCATCGCATGCAAGCTTTGCGAGGCGGTGTGCCCCGCCATGGCGATTACCATCGAGTCGGATGTGCGGGCCGATGGTTCGCGCCGTACCAGCCGGTACGACATCGACCTGACCAAGTGCATTTTTTGCGGCTTTTGTGAAGAAAGCTGCCCGGTCGATTCCATCGTGGAAACCCACGTACTGGAATACCACGGTGAAAAGCGTGGTGATTTGTACTTCACCAAGGACATGCTGTTGGCCGTGGGGGACCGCTATGAAAAAGAAATCGCAGCCGCCCGTGCCGCCGATGCCAAGTACCGCTAG
- a CDS encoding NADH-quinone oxidoreductase subunit J has product MDVKTGLFYLFATVLLFAGFRVITSRNPVYAALYLVLAFFQAAAIWILLKAEFLAITLVLVYVGAVMVLFLFVVMMLDINVDALRQGFWKHFPVAAGGGVLLALEMAMVLMGGFRTNEETRNLTGGANIGAQVSNTKELGKILYTEYLYPLEIAAVILLVAIVAAIALTLRQRKDSKHTNPSDQVRVKARDRVEIIKMKVTQPAVEVSAAAAPVAAVVEKKA; this is encoded by the coding sequence ATGGACGTTAAGACAGGCCTTTTTTATCTCTTTGCGACAGTGCTGCTGTTCGCAGGGTTCCGAGTGATTACTTCACGCAACCCTGTGTACGCCGCGCTGTATTTGGTGCTTGCGTTTTTCCAGGCAGCCGCTATCTGGATTCTGCTCAAAGCAGAGTTTTTGGCCATTACCTTGGTGCTCGTATACGTCGGCGCGGTCATGGTGTTGTTCCTGTTCGTGGTGATGATGTTGGATATCAATGTCGATGCACTGCGCCAGGGCTTCTGGAAGCATTTCCCCGTCGCAGCCGGTGGTGGAGTCTTGCTGGCACTGGAAATGGCCATGGTCTTGATGGGCGGGTTCCGTACCAATGAAGAGACGCGCAATCTGACGGGTGGTGCCAACATCGGTGCCCAGGTATCCAACACCAAGGAGCTGGGCAAGATTCTCTATACCGAGTACTTGTACCCGCTGGAAATTGCCGCTGTCATCCTGTTGGTGGCCATCGTGGCCGCCATCGCCCTGACGCTGCGCCAGCGTAAGGACAGCAAGCACACGAACCCCTCGGACCAGGTGCGGGTCAAGGCCCGGGACCGCGTGGAGATCATCAAAATGAAGGTAACCCAGCCTGCGGTGGAAGTTTCTGCCGCTGCTGCCCCGGTGGCTGCGGTTGTGGAGAAAAAAGCATGA
- the nuoK gene encoding NADH-quinone oxidoreductase subunit NuoK, producing MTLTLGHFLSLGAILFALSVIGIFLNRKNLIVLLMAIELMLLAVNMNFVAFSYYLNDMRGQIFVFFILTVAAAESAIGLAILVLLFRNKSSINVDELNTLKG from the coding sequence ATGACCTTGACGCTTGGACACTTTCTTTCACTCGGGGCCATTTTGTTCGCCTTGTCGGTGATCGGTATCTTTTTGAACCGTAAGAATCTCATCGTCTTGTTGATGGCCATTGAGCTGATGCTTTTGGCCGTGAACATGAATTTTGTGGCGTTCTCGTACTACCTGAACGACATGCGCGGGCAGATATTCGTCTTCTTCATCCTGACGGTGGCTGCAGCCGAATCGGCGATTGGCCTGGCCATCCTGGTGCTCCTGTTCCGTAACAAATCCAGCATCAATGTGGATGAACTCAATACGCTCAAGGGTTAA